A window of the Carassius gibelio isolate Cgi1373 ecotype wild population from Czech Republic chromosome B16, carGib1.2-hapl.c, whole genome shotgun sequence genome harbors these coding sequences:
- the LOC127974638 gene encoding rho GTPase-activating protein 33 isoform X7, with the protein MWEGTLETHIDPNTEPCWSLPPKLEIGMVARSTDNLDSSGESGTRSVGTTANLKGKMSKRLSVVKGHFPKLVDCAHFHYENVGFGSIELQFANEQSDASWTSGSAKDLVFLVQVSCQGKTWMVRRTYEEFRTLDAHLHQCIYDRRYSQLLALPPLCEIGDRLEIFTPLLSEYLNRLSMIVDNKLNCGPVLTWMEIDNHGNRFMLKEEASLNVPAIAAAHVIKRYTAQASDEISIEVGDILSVIDMPPKEDTTWWRGKHGFQVGFFPSECVKLINEKLPQSVSASVSKQEVDAVGSKPGINNTTEPSSPTSVSKKHGKLMGFLRTFMKSRPTKQKLKQRGILKERVFGCDLGEHLLNSGQDVPQVLKSCSEFIEKHGVVDGIYRHSGVSSNIQKLRHEFDSENVPDLTKDVYMQDIHCVGSLCKLYFRELPNPLLTYQLYDKFAECMGEMTEEERMMKVHDVIQQLPPPHYRTLEYLIKHLAHLATCSGETNMHIKNLAIVWAPNLLRSKEIEAVGLSGADPFKEVRIQSVVVEFLLSNVEVLFSDSFTSVGRFTAARQSLTRPKSFVSTRLLSLEEAQARTQAPLLLQGSPHHATSQFHTVLDLPADKRKRGMKVRKSAGGSWKTFFAIGKPTAAGQRKPSRVTSLFQPATSHAGCRVDSVTLRSAKSEESLSSQHSGAGQGKIQRLRRPRSSSDGLSLAVSVDPQLLPQRSPSRIHSSRSYDSLLPEETHDADEEENEDEEDEEGVYMLPDFSQEPSASWMAEDVIDFSPTFLEDGPIGLGSTAVDPSGRESPPAAAPPPYRCLSHQAHTRTGSQRSITEDPDSVLNQSEAAARRSLILAAAAPPQQVFCQHRPSAVTNAPTSTAQQGESNLSPSHSQTPAPATSVPPSQPPQERRSFTRKVVHALSPKAPKSPPMDISDPIAISVPAKVLEMIGGRAGELQPGLPNSGPPQPPQMISMLLRSCDFQLTESCQQELNSKLGPVAKIKGPSILGPTGVPLPSQQPPPPPPKNPARLMALALAESANKALRQGASPPYRPRQSGTSPETDVRFQRSLSADAGTLLSSDPNQIYSTVRPLSVWKTEGDDDNDNDDEGGTVTEKPADKSHGTESRSPPGRDTGTLSSDSSVSDSGTSNSELSAASSSEDNERTPSPIYRNEEPTTLAQPSKSSPPSSSETIPSQRKPPAYGRQFSAPQLQQEKSSGQSKPPAQPHTQLLHSKSESSPLAHVRAFQPTRPKVPPKPPDLAPLRAPLSQTDRHDDMRRSLDPTRIRRLAGTPQGNTPLSRAYSERISSTSDMLSRYHAARMASQAAQVAHLPIQQQQAQSTSVRPVVPSSEDPSKMENFYYEIGAPEHPQVPPSYARHSYQNMKLDLEGNLRLTDPANQRPISRGYPPPYNHQGPGSGRAPQLWSSEATRVWAATHSHSFSFSHSHSHHRSQDGSSGHPPQPRPQRQTSSSVRLPRSEVYPIHTSVGVGSAAGMVPLSVHQRSVHRPQRSPSADHAASQLHPYFENGKVCYRYFEASRPEDLPLNPHAVLNPSQASPVQGISKDQPEHIYVNYPFTNPPGPGVNSKGWATTDLDENNHQTSETLEPLSKSPLDDKQKHSEQESHTAAFDNPNQNDVSSDSKVINIAPSASNAMHFRSRSDPQSTSSEPAHVLTGKEIASLLIEKLAEDEREGLSVPSSSSTSPHIEHPPNPYPSQQQQQPPPAYNIYTPGPSRGRFEGQVLPREGSGPFQRQDPLRRSSGGQYRQAFDVMPSGNQVLKFYRSQDFIPSAQGESTTANPYPPRPYYQDPPYPNWGPQGLPDSSHTCTPPTVAFSNLALGSTRVYGPQTVANQFNQYPYQSGPVLPQYPNTPRRDVVVDPSLRPPGLRNQRGLNRQGSLPGPNWTIQTEGQTRSYC; encoded by the exons CTTCAGTTTGCCAATGAGCAGAGCGATGCCAGCTGGACCTCGGGCAGTGCCAAAGATCTGGTTTTCCTCGTGCAGGTGTCCTGCCAG GGTAAGACGTGGATGGTGCGGCGTACATACGAAGAGTTCCGGACACTGGACGCCCACCTACATCAGTGTATTTACGACCGCCGTTACTCGCAGCTTTTGGCCCTTCCTCCCCTTTGCGAGATTGGAGACCGGCTGGAG ATCTTCACACCACTGCTGTCAGAATATCTGAACCGTCTCTCCATGATCGTGGACAATAAGCTGAACTGTGGGCCAGTTCTCACCTGGATGGAG ATTGACAACCATGGCAACAGGTTCATGCTGAAAGAAGAAGCATCTTTAAACGTCCCTGCCATCGCTGCTGCTCACGTCATCAAGCGATATACTGCTCAGGCTAGCGATGAGATCTCTATTGAG GTTGGTGATATATTGTCAGTGATTGACATGCCACCCAAAGAGGACACCACATGGTGGAGAGGAAAGCATGGATTCCAG GTTGGCTTCTTTCCCAGTGAATGTGTGAAGCTAATCAATGAGAAGTTGCCACAGTCGGTCAGCGCTTCTGTCAGTAAGCAAG AGGTGGATGCTGTAGGCTCCAAACCTGGCATTAACAACACGACTGAGCCTTCCTCTCCAACATCAG TGTCTAAGAAACACGGCAAGCTGATGGGCTTCCTGCGCACCTTTATGAAGTCCAGACCCACCAAACAAAAGCTAAAGCAGAGGGGAATCCTAAAAGAACGGGTGTTTGGCTGTGACCTTGGCGAGCATCTCCTCAATTCTGGCCAAGACG TGCCGCAGGTACTAAAGAGCTGCTCAGAGTTCATAGAGAAGCATGGTGTGGTCGATGGCATCTACAGACACTCTGGTGTTTCCTCCAACATACAGAAACTCAG GCATGAGTTTGACAGTGAAAATGTTCCAGACCTGACGAAAGATGTGTACATGCAGGATATTCACTGCGTCGGCTCGCTGTGCAAGCTCTACTTTAGAGAGCTGCCCAATCCTCTGCTCACGTACCAACTCTACGACAAGTTTGCT GAATGTATGGGAGAGATGACGGAGGAAGAGAGAATGATGAAAGTACATGATGTTATCCAGCAACTTCCTCCTCCTCACTACCG CACTTTGGAGTACCTCATCAAACACCTGGCTCATTTGGCCACCTGCAGTGGAGAGACGAACATGCACATAAAGAATCTGGCCATTGTCTGGGCCCCCAACCTGCTCAG ATCCAAAGAAATTGAAGCAGTGGGCTTAAGCGGTGCTGATCCATTTAAAGAAGTGCGCATCCAGTCCGTGGTCGTGGAGTTTCTGCTCAGCAATGTGGAAGTACTGTTCAGTGACTCCTTCACTTCTGTTGGCCGTTTTACTGCAG CACGACAGTCTCTGACCAGACCCAAGTCGTTTGTGTCCACCAGGCTTCTGTCTTTAGAGGAGGCGCAGGCTCGCACACAAGCTCCGCTTCTCCTTCAAGGGTCTCCTCACCACGCTACCAGCCAGTTTCACACTGTACTGGACCTGCCTGCCGACAA aaggaaaAGAGGGATGAAGGTCCGGAAGTCGGCAGGTGGGAGCTGGAAGACGTTTTTTGCCATAGGGAAACCTACAGCGGCAGGGCAACGCAAACCCAGTAGGGTTACCTCTTTGTTCCAGCCTGCTACCTCCCATGCAG GTTGCAGGGTGGACAGTGTGACACTCAGGTCAGCGAAGAGTGAAGAGTCCTTGTCATCTCAACACAGTGGAGCAG GTCAGGGAAAGATACAACGCTTACGAAGGCCGCGCTCCAGCAGTGATGGTCTCTCGCTGGCTGTCTCTGTTGATCCACAGCTCCTTCCCCAGCGCTCCCCATCTAGAATCCATTCAAGCCGCTCTTATGACAGCCTGCTGCCTGAAGAAACCCATGATGCTGATGAGGAGGAAAATGAagatgaagaggatgaggaggGCGTGTACATGTTGCCGGATTTTTCCCAGGAACCATCTGCCTCATGGATGGCAGAAGATGTCATTGACTTTAGCCCCACCTTCCTGGAAGATGGGCCAATAGGGTTGGGGAGCACCGCTGTCGATCCTAGTGGCAGGGAGTCTCCTCCTGCGGCCGCACCCCCTCCCTACCGCTGTCTGAGCCATCAAGCCCACACCCGGACTGGTAGCCAGCGCTCAATAACAGAAGATCCAGACTCCGTTCTCAATCAATCAGAGGCTGCAGCCCGTCGTAGTTTGATCCTGGCTGCAGCAGCTCCACCTCAGCAAGTGTTCTGTCAGCACAGGCCATCTGCAGTCACTAATGCTCCCACAAGCACAGCTCAGCAGGGCGAATCGAACCTAAGCCCATCCCATAGCCAGACACCAGCTCCAGCAACCTCTGTGCCCCCATCTCAGCCCCCTCAAGAGAGGCGTTCCTTTACACGTAAAGTGGTTCATGCACTTTCACCTAAAGCACCTAAATCCCCCCCTATGGACATCTCTGATCCGATCGCCATCAGTGTACCTGCCAAG GTTCTGGAAATGATTGGTGGACGAGCTGGAGAATTGCAACCTGGACTTCCAAATAGTGGACCACCTCAGCCACCCCAGATGATATCTATGCTACTGAGATCATGTGATTTTCAGCTCACGGAGAGCTGCCAGCAAGAGCTCAACAGTAAGTTGGGCCCCGTCGCAAAAATCAAGGGTCCTA GTATCTTGGGTCCCACTGGTGTTCCCCTTCCATCACAGCAGCCCCCTCCTCCTCCCCCCAAGAACCCTGCACGCCTCATGGCTCTGGCTCTTGCTGAAAGTGCCAACAAGGCACTGCGGCAAGGTGCCTCACCCCCATACCGCCCCCGTCAAAGTGGAACCTCCCCTGAGACAGATGTCCGCTTCCAGAGGTCCCTTTCCGCCGATGCAGGTACTCTGCTATCTTCTGATCCTAATCAGATTTATTCCACGGTACGCCCCTTGTCTGTGTGGAAGACTGAgggtgatgatgataatgataatgatgatgagggTGGAACTGTTACTGAAAAGCCTGCAGACAAATCACATGGTACAGAGTCAAGGTCACCACCTGGGCGAGACACTGGGACACTCTCTTCTGACAGCTCAGTCTCTGACTCTGGGACATCCAATTCTGAGTTGTCAGCTGCCAGTTCCTCTGAAGACAATGAGCGAACACCAAGCCCCATTTACAGAAATGAAGAACCAACCACTCTGGCACAGCCCTCAAAATCCAGCCCACCCTCTTCCAGTGAAACCATCCCTTCTCAAAGAAAACCCCCAGCTTATGGAAGACAGTTTTCTGCTCCACAGCTTCAGCAGGAGAAATCCAGCGGCCAGTCCAAGCCCCCAGCCCAACCACACACTCAGCTTCTCCATTCTAAATCAGAGAGCTCTCCACTGGCCCATGTACGAGCCTTCCAGCCCACTCGCCCTAAAGTGCCACCCAAGCCGCCTGATCTTGCTCCCTTGAGGGCTCCACTCTCTCAGACTGATCGGCATGATGACATGCGTCGCTCCTTGGATCCCACTCGCATTCGACGCTTGGCGGGGACTCCACAAGGGAACACACCACTTTCCAGAGCGTACTCTGAGCGTATCAGCAGTACCTCTGACATGCTGTCTCGCTATCATGCAGCCAGGATGGCCAGCCAAGCTGCTCAGGTTGCACACCTTCCCATACAACAGCAACAGGCCCAGTCCACATCCGTCAGACCGGTTGTCCCCTCCTCCGAAGACCCTTCCAAGATGGAGAACTTCTACTATGAAATAGGTGCACCTGAGCATCCACAAGTGCCACCCAGCTATGCACGCCACAGCTATCAAAATATGAAGTTAGATCTGGAGGGAAACCTCCGTCTCACTGATCCAGCCAATCAAAGGCCTATTTCCAGAGGTTACCCCCCTCCCTACAACCACCAAGGACCTGGGAGCGGAAGGGCTCCCCAGCTTTGGTCATCTGAGGCAACACGAGTTTGGGCCGCAACACATTCTCACTCTTTCTCCTTTTCCCATTCTCATTCTCACCATCGCTCTCAGGATGGATCATCAGGACATCCTCCCCAACCCCGTCCCCAGCGTCAGACATCGTCATCTGTCAGGTTGCCCCGCAGTGAAGTGTATCCCATACACACATCCGTTGGAGTGGGCTCCGCTGCTGGCATGGTGCCTCTGTCTGTGCACCAACGTAGCGTGCATCGCCCCCAGCGTTCCCCTTCTGCAGACCACGCAGCCTCCCAGCTTCATCCCTACTTTGAAAATGGGAAGGTATGTTACCGGTACTTTGAGGCTTCCAGACCGGAAGACTTGCCACTGAATCCGCATGCTGTATTGAACCCATCTCAGGCCTCACCAGTGCAAGGAATCTCAAAAGATCAGCCTGAACACATTTACGTCAACTACCCTTTCACAAACCCACCAGGACCTGGTGTTAATTCAAAGGGCTGGGCCACCACAGACCTCGACGAAAATAATCACCAAACATCTGAGACACTGGAACCACTTTCCAAGTCACCACTGGATGACAAACAGAAGCATTCAGAGCAAGAAAGTCACACGGCTGCTTTCGACAACCCTAACCAGAATGATGTGTCCTCAGATTCCAAAGTGATCAATATAGCACCGAGTGCCTCCAATGCCATGCATTTCCGCAGTCGCTCAGATCCCCAAAGTACTAGCTCGGAGCCTGCTCATGTCCTGACTGGGAAGGAAATTGCCTCCTTGCTTATTGAAAAGCTTGCAGAGGATGAAAGGGAGGGTCTTTCTGTGCCATCCTCTTCATCCACTTCTCCGCACATTGAGCACCCTCCAAATCCCTATCCTagtcagcagcagcaacaacctCCACCTGCATATAATATCTACACTCCAGGACCCTCTCGTGGGCGCTTTGAAGGTCAGGTGCTACCTAGAGAGGGATCAGGACCTTTCCAACGTCAAGACCCCTTGCGGAGATCTTCCGGAGGCCAGTACAGACAAGCTTTTGACGTCATGCCATCTGGCAACCAAGTCCTTAAGTTTTACAGAAGCCAAGACTTTATCCCAAGCGCCCAGGGAGAAAGCACAACTGCTAACCCTTATCCCCCAAGACCATATTATCAGGACCCCCCATACCCCAATTGGGGCCCTCAAGGCCTCCCAGACTCTTCCCACACATGCACTCCACCTACAGTGGCCTTCTCAAACTTAGCGCTTGGATCGACAAGAGTATATGGGCCTCAGACAGTGGCCAATCAGTTTAACCAGTACCCATACCAGTCAGGGCCAGTGCTTCCCCAGTATCCCAACACACCACGGCGAGATGTTGTCGTGGATCCTTCTCTTCGGCCTCCAGGGTTGCGGAACCAGAGAGGCTTAAACCGGCAGGGAAGCCTGCCGGGCCCCAACTGGACCATCCAAACTGAGGGCCAGACCCGTAGTTACTGCTAA